Proteins encoded by one window of Actinocorallia herbida:
- a CDS encoding SAM-dependent methyltransferase, protein MTATVQPTLPDSFVRGPAAGHFSSYVVAVALSAAHELGILDRLAADGSYRLDADRELDPVVVERLLNGLVWGDVVRLEDGVAFPGPGFADAYAARGYFYWMVRGCGALFSEAPRVARHTERDGVFYRRDMRAVAVGSHLIGDTAVEGLYDALLAERAFGTLADLGCGSGRRLMRVAEHRPGVRGIGVDIAPAAVELAGRSIADAGLADRITVCRADVLDLPAIPGGADVDVITCSFMGHDFWPYDRCVRTLRGLRGAFPNAGRFLLCDVARTTRTPGPDTPIFTLGFELVHALMGVYLPTRDEWLGAFAASGWRCVAAHDVTAPPGGVMFELEPAADHA, encoded by the coding sequence ATGACCGCCACAGTTCAGCCCACCCTCCCGGACTCCTTCGTGCGGGGACCCGCGGCAGGGCACTTCTCGTCCTACGTCGTCGCGGTCGCGCTCTCCGCGGCCCACGAACTCGGGATCCTCGACCGCCTCGCCGCCGACGGCTCCTACCGCCTCGACGCCGACCGGGAACTCGATCCGGTGGTGGTCGAGCGCCTGCTGAACGGCCTCGTCTGGGGTGACGTCGTGCGACTTGAGGACGGGGTCGCCTTCCCGGGTCCCGGCTTCGCCGACGCGTACGCGGCCCGCGGCTACTTCTACTGGATGGTGCGCGGCTGCGGCGCCCTGTTCAGCGAGGCGCCCCGGGTGGCCCGGCACACAGAGCGCGACGGCGTCTTCTACCGCCGCGACATGCGGGCGGTCGCGGTCGGCTCGCATCTGATCGGCGACACCGCGGTCGAGGGCCTGTACGACGCGTTGCTGGCCGAGCGGGCCTTCGGCACCCTGGCCGACCTGGGCTGCGGGTCCGGCCGGCGGCTGATGCGCGTCGCCGAGCACCGTCCGGGCGTCCGGGGGATCGGGGTGGACATCGCGCCCGCCGCGGTCGAGCTCGCCGGGAGGTCCATCGCGGACGCGGGGCTGGCCGACCGGATCACGGTCTGCCGGGCCGACGTCCTCGATCTGCCCGCGATCCCCGGCGGCGCGGACGTCGACGTGATCACCTGCTCGTTCATGGGGCACGACTTCTGGCCCTACGACCGATGCGTCCGGACCCTGCGCGGGCTGCGCGGGGCATTCCCCAACGCGGGCCGCTTCCTGCTGTGCGACGTCGCGCGCACCACCCGGACGCCCGGCCCGGACACCCCCATCTTCACGCTCGGATTCGAGCTGGTCCACGCCCTGATGGGCGTCTACCTCCCGACCAGGGACGAATGGCTCGGCGCGTTCGCCGCGTCCGGCTGGCGCTGTGTCGCCGCCCACGACGTGACCGCCCCTCCCGGCGGCGTGATGTTCGAGCTCGAACCCGCCGCCGACCATGCCTGA
- a CDS encoding EF-hand domain-containing protein translates to MNDTQRQRFDRIFDFLDTDGSGAIGREDFEALAQHILAATGTAPNSPKARALHDAYRKGWEALSDAADLDGDGRVTRQEFLSRIADPDEGEHSVRRAIDVVGQAEFQAIDADDDGTISHDELQRVLVVRGASGQQAATAFHGLDTDGDGYISLNEYRRAWESFYRADAQDTHGESLQAIFA, encoded by the coding sequence ATGAACGACACCCAGCGCCAGCGGTTCGACCGCATCTTCGACTTCCTGGACACCGACGGCTCCGGCGCCATCGGGCGGGAGGACTTCGAGGCCCTGGCGCAGCACATCCTCGCCGCCACCGGCACGGCCCCGAACTCGCCGAAGGCCCGGGCTCTGCACGACGCCTACCGCAAGGGCTGGGAGGCCCTCAGCGACGCGGCCGACCTCGACGGCGACGGGCGGGTGACCCGCCAGGAGTTCCTCTCCCGGATCGCCGACCCCGACGAAGGCGAGCACTCGGTCCGCAGGGCCATCGACGTCGTGGGCCAGGCGGAGTTCCAGGCGATCGACGCCGACGACGACGGCACCATCTCCCACGATGAGCTCCAGCGCGTGCTGGTCGTCCGGGGCGCGTCCGGGCAGCAGGCGGCGACGGCCTTCCACGGCCTGGACACCGACGGCGACGGCTACATCTCGCTGAACGAGTACCGCCGCGCCTGGGAGAGCTTCTACCGGGCCGACGCGCAGGACACGCACGGCGAGAGCCTCCAGGCGATCTTCGCCTGA